One Echeneis naucrates chromosome 16, fEcheNa1.1, whole genome shotgun sequence DNA window includes the following coding sequences:
- the LOC115056290 gene encoding gamma-crystallin M2-like, with protein MTSSGMNMSRIIFYEDRNFQGRSYECSSDCADMSSYLSRCHSCRVERGCFMVYDRTNFMGNQYFLRRGEYADYMSMMGMNDCIKSCRMIPMHRGTYRMRIYERENFGGQMYELMDDCDNIMDRYRMSNCMSCHVMDGHWLMYEQPHYRGRMMYMRPGEYRNLMNMGMGNMRFMSMRRIMESYN; from the exons ATGACATCTAGCGGCATGAACATGAGCAGG ATCATCTTCTATGAAGACAGGAACTTCCAGGGCCGTTCATATGAGTGCAGCAGTGACTGCGCTGATATGTCCTCCTACCTGAGCAGGTGTCACTCCTGCAGGGTGGAGAGGGGCTGCTTCATGGTCTACGACCGCACCAACTTCATGGGAAATCAGTACTTCTTGCGGAGGGGCGAGTATGCAGACTACATGAGCATGATGGGAATGAATGACTGCATCAAGTCCTGCCGCATGATCCCCATG CACCGTGGCACATATAGAATGAGGATCTACGAGAGGGAAAACTTTGGAGGCCAGATGTACGAGCTGATGGACGATTGTGACAACATCATGGATCGCTATCGAATGTCTAACTGCATGTCATGCCACGTGATGGATGGACACTGGCTAATGTATGAGCAGCCCCACTACAGAGGCAGGATGATGTACATGAGGCCTGGAGAGTACAGGAACCTCATGAACATGGGCATGGGAAACATGAGGTTCATGAGCATGCGACGCATCATGGAATCTTACAACTAA